In Gossypium arboreum isolate Shixiya-1 chromosome 5, ASM2569848v2, whole genome shotgun sequence, a single genomic region encodes these proteins:
- the LOC108453600 gene encoding ribosome biogenesis protein WDR12 homolog produces MEDIRLCEGVQKGTSTLVFQFSSHSYWIPACKWHNTFPLYLLSSSYDGKVMLWDLRTAEKSTTLDCGPRTICRRHIMTSSYLYECLWEALQQRIRMILINMQLTPYVL; encoded by the exons ATGGAAGACATTAGACTGTGTGAAGGTGTTCAAAAAG GAACATCGACACTTGTGTTTCAGTTCTCGTCACATAGTTATTGGATTCCAGCTTGCAAGTGGCACAATACGTTTCCTCTTTATTTACTTTCTTCATCTTATGATGGGAAAGTAATGTTGTGGGATCTAAGAACAGCG GAAAAATCAACTACACTAGATTGCGGTCCAAGAACAATTTGCAGAAGGCACATAATGACTAGCTCCTACCTCTACGAATGCTTGTGGGAGGCATTGCAGCAGCGAATAAGGATGATATTGATCAATATGCAATTGACACCGTATGTGCTCTGA